A region of Pirellulales bacterium DNA encodes the following proteins:
- a CDS encoding ABC transporter permease subunit — translation MTETKSFTGRRRNRRTRRSVQIVDRIARGLIAVGGIGTVVAVSTVCLFLVWVVVPLFLPASVGEPKKVDLAPAVAAAIHVEVDEYRVLGWAMSAEGVVSTFRLDTGEVIDEKPLFPEQPPTAWTFGIGGREAVCGFADGSVRTVKLGFLTTFPAVADLPADIAELPAGKTTVHDHGLLSRTKQGQLRLQTMRATVADPIVPAGTAAVVCVDSSSRPTGRVSGVFAADGQLTLHGTRRRQTLLRETIDSQNFNVNVPYTAPADHGPPKHLLVSGQADNLYLIWGDGVLLRYDIRDLNQPRLAEQVDLLVEPDQSITSLSFLPGKTTLVVGDSLGYICAWFPARSAEARTVDGAILIAAHEMSTGKKTAVTSLATSLRTRLIAAGYQDGSFRVFQSTSDRCLIEAATSDDVPLRLVTFSPKGDALIGLEGNAAWQWPLSTGFPEVSLRTLFGAVWYEGYDAPRHVWQSTGGGDDFEPKLGMGPLVFGTIKATVYSLLFAVPLALLSAIYSSEFLHPRVKSRIKPAIEMMASLPSVVLGFVAALVVAPYVEKVFPAVLAGVAVVPFTYLLAAHLWQLLPARVGLLLARWRFAFICATLPVGVVASAVVGPLVERILFDGDLRSWLDGQTGSGVGGWIVLLLPLSAMVTALVISRRVNPLLRKRLRGASRASRAVLELGKFFAAVLVTVAGAAAVGLLLDSLLIDPRGLVLSTYVQRNALVVGFVMGFAIIPLIYTIADDALSTVPGHLRSASLGAGATPWQTAIRVIIPTAMSGLFSAVMIGLGRAVGETMIVLMAAGNTPILDWNIFNGFQTLSASIATELPEAVQGSAHYRTLFVAALALFVITFIVNTIAEAVRLRFRRRAYEL, via the coding sequence ATGACTGAAACGAAATCATTTACTGGCCGACGAAGAAACCGTCGCACGCGGCGTAGTGTGCAAATCGTCGATCGCATTGCGCGCGGTCTGATCGCGGTCGGCGGTATCGGCACCGTAGTGGCCGTCTCGACGGTTTGTCTTTTCCTGGTGTGGGTCGTCGTTCCGCTGTTCCTGCCGGCCAGCGTCGGAGAGCCGAAAAAGGTCGACCTTGCGCCGGCGGTGGCTGCGGCCATTCATGTCGAGGTCGATGAATATCGCGTCCTGGGGTGGGCCATGTCCGCCGAAGGAGTCGTCAGCACGTTTCGCTTGGATACCGGCGAAGTCATTGACGAGAAACCCCTCTTTCCCGAGCAACCTCCCACCGCCTGGACGTTCGGCATCGGCGGGCGCGAGGCGGTGTGCGGCTTCGCCGACGGCTCGGTCCGCACCGTCAAGCTGGGCTTTCTGACAACGTTTCCCGCGGTCGCCGATTTGCCGGCCGATATTGCCGAGTTGCCCGCTGGTAAGACGACGGTGCATGACCATGGGCTGCTTTCGCGGACCAAACAAGGACAGCTGCGATTGCAAACGATGCGCGCGACCGTGGCGGACCCAATCGTCCCGGCTGGCACGGCCGCTGTGGTATGCGTCGATTCCTCCTCGCGGCCGACGGGACGAGTGTCGGGCGTTTTTGCCGCCGACGGGCAACTCACATTGCACGGCACGCGTCGCCGGCAGACGTTATTGCGCGAGACGATCGATTCGCAGAACTTCAACGTGAACGTGCCGTACACGGCCCCCGCCGATCACGGACCGCCGAAGCATCTGCTGGTTTCCGGCCAGGCAGATAACCTGTACCTGATCTGGGGTGACGGGGTTCTGCTGCGTTACGACATTCGCGATCTCAACCAGCCGCGGCTGGCCGAACAGGTTGACCTGCTCGTCGAGCCGGATCAGTCGATCACCTCGCTCTCCTTCCTGCCGGGAAAAACAACGCTAGTGGTCGGCGATTCGCTGGGCTATATCTGTGCGTGGTTTCCCGCGCGTTCCGCCGAAGCGCGTACGGTCGACGGTGCCATCTTGATCGCTGCGCATGAAATGTCGACCGGAAAGAAGACAGCCGTCACTTCGCTGGCCACTTCGTTACGAACGCGGTTAATCGCCGCCGGTTATCAGGATGGCAGTTTCCGAGTCTTCCAGTCGACGAGCGACCGCTGCCTGATCGAGGCGGCGACAAGCGACGATGTGCCACTGCGGCTGGTCACGTTCTCTCCCAAGGGGGACGCCCTGATTGGACTTGAAGGCAATGCCGCGTGGCAGTGGCCGCTCTCGACCGGATTTCCCGAGGTGTCGCTGCGCACCTTGTTCGGTGCCGTGTGGTACGAAGGCTATGACGCACCCCGCCATGTCTGGCAATCGACCGGAGGTGGCGATGATTTCGAGCCCAAGCTGGGCATGGGGCCGCTCGTGTTCGGCACGATCAAGGCCACGGTTTATTCGCTGCTCTTCGCGGTTCCGCTCGCGCTGTTGTCCGCGATTTACAGCAGTGAGTTTCTGCACCCACGCGTCAAATCTCGCATCAAGCCGGCGATCGAAATGATGGCCAGCCTGCCCAGCGTGGTGTTGGGTTTCGTGGCGGCGCTGGTCGTGGCCCCTTATGTCGAGAAGGTCTTTCCGGCGGTGCTAGCCGGCGTGGCGGTTGTCCCCTTTACCTATCTGTTGGCGGCGCATCTGTGGCAACTTTTGCCGGCGCGAGTCGGATTGCTACTCGCACGCTGGCGATTCGCCTTCATCTGCGCGACGCTTCCGGTCGGCGTGGTCGCTTCCGCCGTTGTAGGCCCGCTTGTCGAGCGAATCCTCTTCGACGGCGATCTGCGTTCTTGGCTCGACGGTCAGACCGGTAGTGGCGTCGGCGGATGGATCGTGTTGTTATTGCCGCTGTCGGCCATGGTGACCGCGCTGGTCATTTCGCGGCGGGTCAATCCACTATTGCGAAAACGGCTGCGCGGGGCCAGCCGTGCGTCGCGCGCCGTGCTGGAGCTTGGCAAATTCTTCGCCGCGGTGTTGGTCACCGTGGCCGGCGCCGCGGCCGTGGGGCTGCTGCTCGACTCGTTGCTGATCGATCCGCGCGGACTGGTCCTTAGCACGTACGTGCAGCGCAACGCACTGGTCGTCGGCTTTGTGATGGGCTTTGCCATCATTCCTTTGATCTACACAATTGCCGATGACGCGCTGTCGACGGTCCCCGGCCATTTGCGATCGGCTTCGTTGGGCGCCGGCGCCACGCCGTGGCAAACCGCGATCCGTGTGATCATTCCCACCGCCATGAGCGGGCTGTTCTCCGCGGTTATGATCGGCCTGGGCCGCGCCGTGGGCGAAACCATGATCGTGTTGATGGCCGCCGGCAATACACCGATCCTTGATTGGAACATTTTCAACGGGTTTCAAACTCTCTCGGCCAGCATCGCCACCGAGCTGCCCGAGGCCGTGCAAGGCAGCGCCCACTATCGCACACTGTTCGTGGCGGCGTTGGCCTTGTTCGTGATTACGTTTATCGTCAACACGATCGCCGAAGCCGTCCGCCTGCGCTTTCGCCGGAGGGCCTATGAGCTCTAA
- a CDS encoding PQQ-binding-like beta-propeller repeat protein, producing MKRAFFLLVVCLGLAAPALADEGSNWPQLRGSKSLGVPEGDTAKLPDTWSTTDNVLWKTDLPGRGWSSPVVWGNKVFLSTVVNLGDSEAPKKGLYFGGDRPKPSESPHQWKVYCLDLKSGSVLWDRTAHEAPPQSSIHLKNSYASETPVTDGRRVYVYFGNVGLYCYDLEGKEIWSQKWTPHKTRLGWGTAASPVLYKDRLYVINDNEDESFLVCLDAATGEQIWRVERDEKSNWATPFIWENELRTEIITPGTGKVRSYDLNGNLLYEFGGMSSITIAVPYAQDGLLYVSSGYVMDKKKPLMALKPGAAGDISLADDQTSNDFIVWCQKDAAPYNPTSIIYKGLLYVLLDRGFFSCYDSHTGEMIYDKQRLPEGKAFTSSPWAYNDEIFCANEDGKTFVIKAGREFEILRTNDLAEDDMCMATPAITGDKVLLRTAARLYCLQKGAKLKDAPAGKAAVEK from the coding sequence ATGAAGCGTGCTTTCTTCTTATTGGTCGTGTGTCTGGGACTTGCGGCGCCGGCGCTCGCGGACGAAGGGTCTAACTGGCCGCAGTTGCGCGGGAGCAAATCGTTGGGCGTCCCCGAAGGGGACACGGCCAAGCTGCCCGACACCTGGAGCACGACCGACAACGTGCTGTGGAAGACCGACTTGCCCGGCCGCGGCTGGTCGTCTCCGGTGGTGTGGGGGAATAAGGTCTTTCTCAGCACGGTCGTCAATCTGGGAGATTCCGAGGCGCCGAAGAAAGGACTTTATTTCGGTGGCGATCGTCCCAAGCCTTCCGAATCGCCGCATCAGTGGAAGGTGTACTGCCTGGACCTGAAGTCGGGCTCGGTGCTGTGGGACCGCACGGCCCACGAGGCGCCACCGCAAAGCTCGATTCATCTGAAGAATAGCTACGCGTCCGAAACGCCCGTCACCGACGGTCGCCGCGTTTACGTCTACTTCGGCAACGTCGGCTTGTACTGCTACGACCTGGAAGGCAAAGAGATCTGGAGCCAGAAGTGGACGCCGCACAAAACACGATTGGGCTGGGGGACCGCGGCCTCGCCGGTGCTCTACAAAGATCGTTTGTACGTCATCAACGATAACGAAGACGAATCCTTCCTGGTCTGCCTCGACGCCGCCACCGGCGAACAAATCTGGCGCGTCGAACGGGACGAGAAAAGCAATTGGGCCACGCCGTTCATCTGGGAAAACGAACTGCGCACCGAGATCATCACGCCGGGCACCGGCAAAGTCCGCTCGTACGATCTCAACGGCAATTTGCTGTACGAGTTCGGCGGTATGTCGAGCATTACGATCGCCGTCCCCTACGCGCAAGATGGCCTGCTGTACGTCAGCTCGGGCTATGTGATGGACAAGAAGAAGCCGCTAATGGCGCTGAAGCCCGGCGCGGCGGGCGATATCAGCCTGGCCGACGATCAAACCAGCAATGACTTCATCGTCTGGTGCCAGAAGGATGCCGCTCCCTACAACCCGACCTCGATTATCTACAAAGGATTGCTGTACGTGCTGCTCGATCGGGGCTTCTTTTCGTGCTACGACTCGCACACCGGCGAGATGATCTACGACAAGCAGCGCCTGCCCGAGGGAAAGGCCTTTACCTCGTCCCCGTGGGCCTACAACGACGAAATCTTTTGCGCGAACGAAGATGGTAAGACGTTTGTGATCAAAGCTGGTCGCGAGTTCGAAATCCTCCGCACCAACGACCTGGCCGAAGATGACATGTGCATGGCCACGCCGGCGATCACGGGGGACAAAGTGCTGCTGCGCACCGCGGCGCGGTTGTACTGCCTGCAAAAAGGGGCGAAGCTTAAGGACGCGCCGGCGGGCAAAGCTGCGGTTGAAAAATAA
- a CDS encoding ABC transporter permease — protein sequence MVPIKYNIRSLRARWVSSLMTVLGTALVVWAVVLTFGLADGLDHTLAVSGEPLDLIVMRKGATAETNSIINESTAREMAALDGIASDANGDKICSPELVVVVNTPRRAGNTSANMIIRGVTPLAREVRSNFKLVAGRENKPGVREAISSRQMANRFSGAGLDEELDIFGNKFMIVGLFEAGHSATESEVWTDLEVLGQTTKRESIRSSMQLRANSADDALRLADRISSDEQFGLAALSEPAYFAEQAKSSMGIKAIGVFIAVILSIGAVFAVANTMYAAVASRAREIGTLRALGFNRRTVLVSFMVESLTLCLAGGLLGCLAAIPLNGMSTGTANWVTFSELAFDFRFGPSVQILAVIIVATVGMLGGLFPALRATRMKIVDALREI from the coding sequence GTGGTTCCTATCAAATACAACATTCGTAGCCTGCGTGCCCGCTGGGTCAGCTCGCTGATGACCGTTCTGGGCACGGCCTTGGTCGTGTGGGCTGTCGTGTTGACCTTCGGCCTGGCCGACGGTCTGGACCACACGCTGGCCGTCTCGGGCGAGCCGCTGGACCTGATCGTGATGCGCAAGGGGGCCACGGCCGAAACCAATAGCATCATCAACGAATCCACGGCCCGCGAAATGGCGGCGCTCGATGGCATCGCCTCGGACGCCAATGGCGACAAGATTTGCTCGCCCGAGTTGGTCGTGGTCGTCAACACGCCGCGCCGCGCGGGCAATACAAGCGCGAACATGATTATCCGCGGCGTCACTCCGCTGGCCAGGGAAGTGCGTTCGAACTTCAAGCTGGTCGCCGGCCGGGAAAACAAGCCTGGCGTGCGCGAGGCGATCTCCAGCCGGCAAATGGCGAATCGGTTTTCCGGCGCAGGACTAGACGAGGAACTCGACATCTTCGGCAACAAGTTCATGATCGTCGGCCTATTCGAAGCCGGACACAGCGCCACCGAATCCGAAGTGTGGACTGACTTGGAAGTCCTCGGTCAGACCACCAAGCGCGAATCGATCCGCTCATCAATGCAGCTGCGCGCCAATAGCGCTGATGACGCGCTGCGGTTGGCCGATCGCATCAGCAGCGACGAGCAATTCGGCCTGGCCGCGCTCAGCGAGCCGGCCTATTTCGCCGAGCAAGCCAAATCGAGCATGGGCATCAAGGCGATCGGTGTCTTCATCGCCGTCATCCTCTCGATTGGTGCCGTCTTCGCCGTGGCCAACACCATGTATGCGGCCGTCGCTTCGCGGGCCCGTGAAATTGGCACCTTGCGAGCGCTCGGCTTCAATCGCCGCACAGTCCTCGTGTCGTTCATGGTCGAATCTTTGACGCTGTGCCTGGCCGGTGGTTTGCTGGGCTGCCTGGCGGCGATCCCGCTCAACGGCATGTCGACCGGCACCGCCAATTGGGTGACCTTCAGCGAATTGGCCTTCGACTTCCGCTTCGGCCCCTCGGTGCAGATCTTGGCTGTGATCATCGTGGCCACCGTCGGCATGCTGGGAGGCCTGTTCCCGGCACTCCGCGCCACGCGAATGAAAATCGTCGACGCGCTGCGCGAGATCTAA
- a CDS encoding alpha/beta fold hydrolase, with product MVMLHLLSCLLAAPQGQTFAVDGINIRYYVEGHGEPVVLIHGLHSSAKLNWMGPGIFADLARDHQVIALDLPGHGQSDKPADEKAYGVQVVKDVVALLDHLKIRQAHIVGYSLGGMIAVKMMAMYPDRVISATVGGMGWLREGSRLQQTWERMPGRGTSRTPPEFIHSMGKLAVTEAELKAIKIPTEVIVGQRDPVLRLYVTPLRAARPDWPVVEIENAGHISCVMKPEFREAVGKWVRKQTKE from the coding sequence ATGGTGATGCTCCACTTACTGAGTTGCTTGCTCGCAGCACCACAGGGGCAAACGTTCGCCGTCGATGGCATCAACATCCGCTACTACGTCGAAGGGCACGGCGAGCCGGTAGTCTTGATCCATGGATTACATTCCAGCGCCAAGCTCAACTGGATGGGCCCCGGCATCTTCGCCGACCTGGCCCGAGATCATCAGGTAATCGCTCTCGATCTGCCAGGCCACGGGCAGTCGGACAAACCTGCGGATGAAAAAGCATACGGCGTCCAAGTCGTGAAGGACGTCGTGGCGCTACTCGACCATTTGAAGATCAGGCAGGCACACATCGTCGGCTATTCGCTGGGTGGCATGATCGCCGTGAAGATGATGGCGATGTACCCCGATCGCGTTATCTCGGCCACGGTCGGTGGCATGGGCTGGCTACGCGAAGGAAGCCGGCTGCAGCAAACCTGGGAGCGCATGCCGGGCCGAGGAACCAGCCGAACCCCGCCCGAATTCATTCATTCCATGGGCAAGCTGGCGGTTACCGAAGCCGAACTCAAAGCGATCAAGATTCCTACCGAGGTCATCGTCGGCCAGCGCGATCCTGTCCTGCGATTGTACGTCACGCCGCTGCGCGCGGCGCGCCCCGATTGGCCGGTGGTCGAAATCGAAAACGCCGGACACATCAGTTGCGTGATGAAGCCCGAGTTTCGCGAAGCCGTCGGCAAATGGGTGCGCAAGCAGACAAAAGAATAG
- the pstB gene encoding phosphate ABC transporter ATP-binding protein PstB — protein MTLSEPLDPARVAAPPVSQDRTAAPSSAANATVERAPLNAGRLAAIARGERVDSVIHPSVASQDPVLQVDDFCLWYGPKQALFNISMTIPRGKVTALIGPSGCGKSTLLRSVNRLNDLIESVRIEGQMRLNGDSTYGPGVDVIELRKRMGMVFQKSNPFPMSIYENVVYSLRIDGERDRRVLDEVCERSLRGAALWDEVKDRLHESGLSLSGGQQQRLCIARAIAAEPEVLLMDEPCSALDPIATGKIEDLIQELRGTYSVLIVTHNMQQASRSSDYTAFMYMGRVLEYGLTSDLYTKPQLKETEDYITGRFG, from the coding sequence GTGACACTGTCCGAACCCTTGGATCCCGCCCGCGTCGCGGCGCCGCCGGTCTCGCAGGATCGCACGGCAGCGCCCTCGTCGGCGGCCAACGCGACTGTGGAGCGCGCCCCGTTGAACGCCGGCCGTTTGGCGGCTATCGCCCGCGGCGAACGCGTCGACTCGGTCATTCATCCGTCAGTCGCGTCGCAGGACCCGGTGCTACAGGTCGACGATTTCTGCCTGTGGTACGGCCCCAAGCAGGCGCTGTTCAATATATCGATGACCATCCCGCGCGGCAAAGTCACGGCCTTGATCGGCCCCTCGGGCTGCGGCAAGTCGACGCTGCTGCGTTCGGTGAACCGGTTGAATGACCTGATCGAAAGCGTGCGCATCGAGGGGCAGATGCGGCTGAACGGCGATTCGACCTACGGCCCCGGTGTGGACGTCATCGAGTTACGCAAGCGGATGGGCATGGTCTTTCAAAAGTCCAATCCGTTCCCGATGAGCATTTACGAAAACGTCGTCTATTCGCTACGAATCGACGGCGAGCGCGACCGGCGCGTGCTGGACGAAGTTTGCGAGCGCAGCTTGCGCGGCGCCGCCCTGTGGGACGAAGTGAAAGATCGGCTGCATGAGAGCGGGCTGAGCCTGTCCGGTGGTCAGCAGCAGCGTCTGTGCATTGCGCGGGCCATCGCGGCCGAGCCCGAAGTGCTGTTGATGGACGAGCCGTGTTCTGCGTTGGATCCGATCGCCACCGGCAAGATCGAGGACCTGATCCAGGAACTGCGCGGCACCTATTCGGTACTGATCGTCACGCACAACATGCAGCAGGCTTCGCGCAGCAGCGACTACACCGCGTTCATGTACATGGGACGTGTTCTCGAGTACGGCTTGACCAGCGACCTTTACACCAAGCCGCAATTAAAAGAGACTGAGGACTATATCACTGGCCGCTTTGGATAA
- a CDS encoding GDSL-type esterase/lipase family protein, which produces MRSLYAAWLAIVLGSSPFAAAETVRIVCLGDSVTKAVRPGVNEDQTFCVRLEKMLRARKIDVEIINAGVGGNTTADALRRFDNDVLAKKPHHVVMMFGLNDSWIDEGRTTSRLSVEEYRQNLQRMCVMLTACGISVTIMTPNPAIAPMYPPERNRALKPYVDVVRSLVGEGGASSDLIDVYQRFAELAIEGADLNDYFTDGMHPNPAGQQIIADMLVEPLVEILK; this is translated from the coding sequence ATGCGATCGCTGTACGCGGCCTGGCTTGCGATTGTCCTTGGTTCGTCGCCATTCGCAGCGGCCGAGACTGTCCGCATTGTCTGCTTGGGTGATTCTGTAACCAAGGCAGTGCGACCAGGCGTCAACGAAGACCAGACGTTTTGTGTGCGTCTGGAGAAAATGCTTCGGGCAAGGAAGATTGACGTCGAGATCATCAACGCTGGTGTCGGTGGAAACACAACGGCAGACGCCCTGCGCCGCTTTGACAACGACGTGCTCGCGAAGAAGCCGCATCACGTCGTGATGATGTTCGGCCTGAACGACTCGTGGATCGACGAAGGTCGCACAACGTCGCGCCTAAGCGTCGAGGAATACCGGCAGAACCTTCAAAGAATGTGCGTTATGCTGACGGCATGCGGTATCAGCGTCACGATCATGACACCGAATCCCGCGATCGCGCCTATGTACCCGCCGGAACGGAATCGCGCTTTGAAGCCGTATGTGGACGTCGTGCGTTCGCTGGTGGGCGAAGGGGGAGCAAGTTCGGATTTGATCGACGTCTATCAACGATTCGCTGAACTCGCAATCGAAGGCGCTGACCTAAACGACTATTTTACCGACGGAATGCATCCCAACCCTGCCGGGCAACAAATCATCGCCGACATGCTCGTCGAACCCCTCGTCGAGATACTGAAGTAG
- the pstA gene encoding phosphate ABC transporter permease PstA → MSSNLATPEAQRPASPGHASLARPRRGRSGSTVLANGEPMIWLTGGALAVALAMIVGLLVLVLVRGLSTFWPQPLVELHTAVGQKLLGEETRRETYRPGEQLLAERPAEDAARIRAAIEANHGNAARRLVRTGNYDLTAKHFQWIDEALIVDESAPKWAVTLERLSWGRFFGVPQALLVDGQAVASGSAEVWDSFHALHPAVRERWRSRVRLAKHELGAVNRRKNAARLAVLAAKLEHGADSPQHAAALEEQTHLADREEAENARITAEIAALDAENARYQMRLTTVDGQEKLIPLEQIVRAYAPNRMGWFGKLGVYLARWWEFLSDEPREANSEGGVFPAIWGTVAMTLIMSIAVVPFGVLAALYMREYARKGPLVSILRIAINNLAGVPSIVFGVFGLGFFCYAVGVQVDQLFFTTQLAENTPTFGTGGILWASLTLALLTLPVVIVTTEEALAAVPGSMREGSYACGASKWQTIWRIVLPRALPGVMTGMILAIARGAGEVAPLMLVGAMKSAPELPIDGIFPFVHPPRSFMHLGFHLYDLGFHSQNSEAARPMVFTTALLLIAIIAVLNITAVRLRNRLRKRFGANQA, encoded by the coding sequence ATGAGCTCTAACCTGGCAACGCCCGAAGCACAGCGCCCGGCCAGTCCTGGGCACGCGTCGCTCGCACGGCCTCGTCGTGGCCGATCGGGCAGCACCGTACTGGCCAACGGCGAGCCGATGATTTGGCTCACCGGCGGAGCACTGGCCGTGGCACTGGCCATGATTGTCGGTCTGTTGGTGCTGGTCTTGGTGCGCGGACTGTCGACCTTCTGGCCGCAGCCGCTGGTTGAATTGCACACCGCCGTCGGACAAAAGTTGCTGGGCGAAGAAACCCGGCGCGAGACGTACCGCCCTGGCGAGCAACTGCTCGCCGAACGCCCGGCCGAGGATGCCGCGCGCATTCGCGCCGCGATCGAAGCGAATCACGGCAATGCCGCTCGCCGGCTGGTGCGGACCGGCAACTACGATCTGACCGCCAAGCATTTTCAATGGATCGACGAAGCATTGATCGTCGACGAGTCCGCGCCGAAGTGGGCTGTCACGCTCGAACGCCTTTCCTGGGGCCGATTCTTTGGCGTGCCGCAGGCCTTGCTCGTCGACGGCCAGGCCGTGGCGTCGGGCTCGGCCGAGGTTTGGGATAGTTTTCATGCACTGCATCCGGCCGTGCGCGAGCGTTGGCGCTCCCGCGTGCGGCTGGCCAAGCACGAGCTTGGTGCCGTCAACCGGCGCAAGAATGCCGCGCGATTGGCGGTGCTGGCTGCGAAGTTGGAGCATGGCGCAGATTCGCCGCAGCATGCAGCCGCGCTCGAAGAACAAACGCACCTGGCCGACCGCGAAGAGGCCGAGAACGCCCGCATCACCGCCGAGATCGCGGCGCTGGACGCCGAGAACGCGCGCTATCAGATGCGACTGACGACGGTCGACGGGCAAGAGAAGCTAATACCACTCGAACAAATCGTGCGAGCTTACGCCCCCAACCGCATGGGTTGGTTCGGCAAACTGGGCGTCTATCTTGCTCGCTGGTGGGAATTTCTCTCCGACGAACCGCGCGAGGCCAATAGCGAAGGGGGCGTCTTCCCCGCGATCTGGGGCACCGTGGCGATGACGCTGATCATGTCGATCGCGGTCGTTCCGTTTGGCGTGTTGGCTGCGCTCTACATGCGCGAGTATGCCCGCAAGGGGCCGCTGGTCAGCATTCTGAGAATTGCGATCAACAACCTGGCCGGTGTACCGAGCATCGTGTTCGGCGTCTTCGGCCTTGGGTTTTTCTGCTACGCCGTGGGCGTGCAAGTCGATCAGCTTTTCTTCACCACGCAACTGGCGGAAAACACGCCTACCTTTGGCACGGGCGGAATTCTGTGGGCCTCGTTGACGCTGGCCCTGCTGACTTTGCCGGTCGTCATTGTGACGACCGAAGAAGCGTTGGCGGCGGTGCCGGGCTCGATGCGTGAAGGTTCGTACGCGTGCGGCGCTAGCAAATGGCAGACCATCTGGCGAATCGTGCTGCCGCGCGCCTTGCCCGGTGTAATGACCGGCATGATACTGGCGATTGCTCGGGGAGCCGGCGAAGTGGCGCCACTGATGTTGGTCGGCGCGATGAAGTCAGCCCCGGAATTACCGATCGACGGCATTTTTCCGTTCGTGCATCCCCCACGCAGTTTCATGCACTTGGGTTTCCACCTGTATGATCTCGGTTTCCATAGTCAGAATAGCGAAGCGGCGCGTCCGATGGTCTTCACCACGGCCCTGTTGCTGATTGCCATTATCGCGGTATTGAACATCACGGCCGTTCGCCTGCGAAATCGCTTACGCAAACGATTCGGAGCCAATCAGGCTTGA
- the phoU gene encoding phosphate signaling complex protein PhoU — translation MSKHLQHQIEALKQKILLVGTLVEDAIAKAISALVNRNGDLARGIIERDSEIDRMEVDVEEECLKVLALYQPVAADLRFVVAVLKINNDLERMGDLARNIAKRVAYLASHERVELPAEFRGMAAKAQSMVRRSLDALVNRDTLIARQIRDDDDEVDAMQRVIRDRIQDQMRQSPDKLELYMRLLSVSRHLERLADMATNVAEDVIYMVEGDIVRHRNGE, via the coding sequence ATGTCGAAGCATCTACAGCATCAAATCGAGGCCCTCAAGCAAAAGATCTTGCTCGTAGGGACGCTGGTCGAAGACGCCATCGCCAAGGCCATCTCGGCGCTGGTGAATCGCAACGGCGACCTGGCCCGTGGCATCATCGAGCGCGATTCCGAGATCGACCGGATGGAGGTCGACGTCGAGGAAGAATGCCTGAAGGTGCTGGCCCTGTATCAGCCAGTGGCCGCGGACCTGCGCTTCGTCGTGGCTGTGCTGAAGATCAACAACGACCTGGAACGCATGGGTGACCTGGCCCGCAACATTGCGAAGCGCGTGGCGTATCTGGCCTCGCACGAGCGTGTCGAATTGCCGGCCGAGTTCCGTGGGATGGCGGCCAAGGCGCAGTCGATGGTGCGCCGCAGCCTGGACGCGCTGGTGAATCGGGATACCTTGATCGCCCGGCAGATTCGTGACGACGACGACGAAGTCGATGCCATGCAGCGCGTCATTCGCGATCGCATTCAAGACCAGATGCGGCAATCGCCCGATAAGCTCGAGCTGTACATGCGGCTGCTCTCGGTGTCGCGTCACTTGGAACGTCTGGCCGACATGGCCACGAACGTCGCCGAGGACGTGATCTACATGGTCGAAGGGGACATCGTCCGCCATCGCAACGGCGAGTGA